The window CGGCGCTGGCCGAACTGCACGGCTTCGAGGACCACGTGGCCGCACACGCCGACGGCATGGTGGTGGTCGCCCACGAGACCAGCGACGGGGTACGGACCACGCACCTCTACGCCGACAGCCCGGTGGCCGCCGAGGTCCTGAAACCGCTGATCGGCGGCTGGCAGGACGGGCGTGTCCGGATCACCGTCACGCCCGACCCCCGCTGGGAACAGGTCGAACACCTGGCCCCGTGAGCGGAGTGAGAACTGGGCGGCCCGCAAAATGCCGCCGGTGATGAGGCATGTGATTTTCCGCCACCCGCAAACCCCGCGGGCGTCGGAAAATCGCGTGCCTCATCACCGGTTACAAGGCATTTTGCCGCGGAGCGAAGCGGAGCCAGCTAGCTCAGGTGGGCGAGCAGGTCCTGACGGGTCAGCACGCCCGCGGGCTTGCCGTCGACCAGGACCATCGCGGCGTCCGCCTTCTCCAGCAGCACGACCGCCTCGGCGACCGGCTCACCGCCACCGATCATCGGCAGCGAGTCGGTCATGTGCCGTTCGATCGTGTCGTGCAGGTGGGCCTGACCGGTGAAGAGCGCGTCCAGCAGCGCCTTCTCCGAGATGGAGCCGGCCACCTCGCCGGTCACCACGGGCGGCTCGGCCTTCAGCACCGGGAGCTGGCTCACGCCGTACTCCCGCATGTAGTCGATGGCGTCGCGGACCGTCTCGGTCGGGTGCACGTGGATCAGCGGCGGGATCTCGGCGCCCTTGCCGGCCAGGGCGTCGGCCACCGTCGGGGTGCCCTCCTGGGTGCGCAGGAAGCCGTACCGTGCCATCCATTTGTCGTTGAAGATCTTCGAAAGGTAGCCACGGCCGCCGTCCGGCAGCAGGACCACGATGACGTCGTCCGGGCCGGCCTTGCGGGCCACCTCGAGCGCGGCCACCACGGCCATCCCGCAGGAGCCGCCGACCAGCAGGCCCTCCTCACGGGCGAGACGACGGGTCATCTCGAACGAGTCCGAGTCGCTGACCTCGATCACCTCGTCGGTGACGTCCCGGTCGTACGCCGTCGGCCAGAAGTCCTCACCGACGCCCTCGACCAGGTAGGGACGCCCGGTGCCGCCGGAGTAGACGGACCCCTCCGGGTCGGCGCCGATGATCCGCACCGGCCCCTGCTCCTTGAGGTAACGCCCGACGCCGCTGATCGTGCCGCCGGTGCCGACCCCCGCCACGAAGTGGGTGATCTTGCCGCCGGTCTGCTCCCAGAGCTCCGGCCCGGTCTCCTCGTAGTGCGACCGCGGGTTCGCGGGGTTGCTGTACTGGTCCGGTTTCCAGGCGCCCGGGATGTCCCGGGTCAGCTGGTCGGACACGTTGTAGTAGGAACGGGGGTCCTCCGGGGCCACGGCGGTCGGGCAGACCACCACCTCGGCGCCGTACGCCCGGAGCACGTTCTGCTTGTCCTCGCTGACCTTGTCGGGGCAGACGAAGACGCACTTGTAACCACGCCGCTGAGCCACCAGGGCCAGCCCGACGCCGGTGTTGCCGCTGGTCGGCTCGACGATCGTGCCGCCCGGCTTGAGGAGGCCCGCCTTCTCGGCGTCCTCCACCATCCGCAGCGCGATCCGGTCCTTGACCGAGCCGCCGGGGTTCAAGTACTCGACCTTGGCCAGCACGGTGGCACTGATGCCCTCGGTCACGCTGTTCAATCGGACCAAGGGGGTATTGCCGATGATCTCGACTACGTTGTCGTAATAGCGCACGTCTTACTTTACGACCGCGGGCCGACCGGTCCTCTCCCACTCCAGGAACCTGTCGGTCTCGGCCAGGACGGCACCGGCCAGCCAGGTCACCGCGACGGCGTCGTCGATGAGCCCGAACACCCAGACGAACGCCTCCGGGACGGCGTCGATCGGCGACACCACGTACGCTGTGGCGGCCGCCATCAGCGCCAGGCGCATCCCGCCGTCGTATTCACCCCTGGTGCTCGCCTTGATCATGCGCGGGAGTGCGCCGAGCCGCTGGGCCACCGAGGGCCCGCCACGGCTACCCGCGGTGAGCGCCCGGGCCAGCGCGGTGAACGCCGCCGCACGTTTCAACGTCTTGGCCATTTCTGTTCCCCTTTCCGCAACTCCAGCATGACGGGAGCGCGCCATGATTGCCTCTCGCCGCCGCGAGTTAGCCTCGAATCCCGACCCCACACGCCGATCATGGGCGAGCCGGATGGTTCCCTTCGAGCGACAGCGAGGGAGACTATGAGCAGCATCGATGTAACTGGTACCCAGTGGCGATGGATCAAGAACGCCGGACGGGTCGCCGGAGCAGCCGCGGGGTTGACCGCCCTGTCCGCGGGCCTGCTGATGCGCCAGGCCGCCGAGGCCCGCCGGGTCATCCCGATGGCCGAGGCGCCGCCGCCGCGTGGCGACGGCGTCTACGGCGCCAAGTTCGGCGGCAAGGCCTTGGAGCTGGTCATCCTGGGTGACTCGTCGGCCGCGGGGTACGGGGTGCACCGTCCCCGAGAGACGCCCGGCGCGCTCTTCGCCACGGGGATCTCACGCCGTCTGCGCCGCCCGGTCCGTCTGCATCGGCTGGCCGTCGTCGGTTCCGTGTCGGCCGGACTTCCGTACCAGGTGGACGCCGCCCTGGAGTACCGCCCCGAGCTGGCGATCATCCTGATCGGCGGCAACGACGTCACGCACCGTTCGGGGGTGCCGGCCGCCGTCCGCCACCTGGGTGACGCGGTCCGCCGACTGCGGGCCGCCGACTGCCGCGTGGTCGTCGGCACCTGCCCCGACCTCGGCGCGATCCAGCCGATCAAACCGCCGCTGCGCTGGCTGGCCCGGCGCTGGAGCCGTCAGCTGGCCGCCGCACAGACCATCGCCGTGGTCGAGGCCGGCGGGCGGACGGTGTCGATCGGCAACCTGCTCGGCCCGATGTTCGAGGCCGACCCGGCGCGGATGTACAGCGAGGATCGTTTCCACCCGTCGGTCGAGGGGTACGCGAGAGCCGTATCCGTCATGATGCCGACCGTGATGGCGGTCCTCGGCACGGACGACCGGGCGGCGCTACCGCTGGCCGAGGACGTGCGCGCCCTGCCGGAGGCCGCCGACGAGGCGGTCCGCGCCCCGGGCACCGAGGTCGCCCCGGCCGGCCGGTGGGCCCGGATGCGACGCTACCGCTGGTTCAGTTCGCGCCCAGTGACCGCGGCCCCCGTTCCCAGCGGTGATCCCAGCGACGGGATCGTAGGGTATACCTCAGAGGATCATCAGGTCGGCTGACGCAGGGAGGCGGGACATGGCTGGGCTGCCGGAACGTCTGACCAGGGCCGCGACCACGAGCCTGCTGGCCGGCGTGGTGGGCGGGGTCGCCCTGCTCGCCGGCGAGATGCTCGCGGCGAAGGCCCGGAGGTATGCCAAGCCCACCATGGGGCTGGCCTTGCGTACCTCGATGGGCCCGCAGAGCGCTCCGCCGCTGCGCCTCGTGCTGCTCGGTGACTCGGCGGCGGTCGGGGTCGGTGTGGAGTGGCTGTCCGACACGGTCGGTGGCCAGCTCGCGCGGCTGCTGGCCGACGGCTCCCCGGGCAACGGGCAGCGGCACGTGCTGCTCTCCAGCGTCGGCGTGGCCGGGTCCCGGTCCACCGACCTCGCCACCCAGGTGGCCCGGGCGCTGCTCGGGGACCGTCCGGACGTGGCGGTCATCCTCATCGGGTCGTATGACGCGGGTTCCGGGCGGGCCGCGGACGACTCGGCCGGGCACCTCGGGCAGGCCGTTCGCCGGCTGCGCTCGGCGGGTGTCCAGGTGGTCGTCGGCACCTGCCCCGACCTGGGTGCCTCCCGGTCGATGGCGCCACCATTGCGGCAGATCGCCGGGCTGATCGGCCGGCGGCTGGCGAAAGCGCAGGCCAAGGCAGTGGCCGAGGCCGGTGGTGTGGTGGTCGATCTGGCCTCGGAGACGGGCGCGGTGTTCCGGGCCGACGCCGGGACGCTCTGCTACGACGGCTTCCACCCGTCCGCCGACGGCTATCGAGTGTGGGCGCACGCCCTCTATCCGGCGGTCGCCAAGGCCGCGATGACCGGCGTCTGACGGTCCCCGGCCGGCCCTCAGTGCTGTCCCGGTGACGCCGAGACAGTGCTGGAAGCCGGCCCGCCGGGTTTTTTCACGGCGTGTGACAAATTCGCGCTTCCGACCATGTTACCGATGAGTAAACTGGGCGCATGCCGGAAGCTGTCATCGTCGCCACTGCCCGCTCCCCGATCGGCCGCGCCCACAAGGGCTCGCTGAAGGACCTGCGCCCCGACGATCTCGCCACCACGATCGTCGACGCCGCCCTCACCAAGGTGCCGCAGCTCGACCGCACACTCATCGAGGACCTGTACCTCGGCTGCGGTCTGCCCGGCGGCGAACAGGGCTTCAACATGGCCCGCGTGATCGCCACCAAGCTGGGCCTGGACGGCCTGCCCGGCGCCACCGTCACGCGGTACTGCTCGTCCTCGCTCCAGACCACCCGGATGGCCTTCCACGCCATCAAGGCCGGCGAGGGTGACATCTTCATCTCGGCCGGTGTCGAGACCGTGTCCCGTTTCGCCCGCGGCAGCTCGGACGGTCTGCCGTCAGCCGCGCAGGAGCTCGTCGGCGGGCCGTGGACCAACCCCGCCTTCGCGAACGCCCAGGCCCGTACCATCGCGTCGGCCAAGAACCAGACCACCTGGCACGACCCGCGCGAGGACGGCCTGACCCCGGACATCTACATCGGGATGGGCTACACCGCCGAAAACCTGGCGCAGATCAAGAACATCTCCCGCGCGGAGATGGACGAATTCGGGGTACGCAGCCAGAACCTCGCGGAGAAGGCGATCGCCAACGGGTTCTGGGAGCGGGAGATCACCCCCGTGACCCTGCCCGACGGCACCGTGGTGTCGAAGGACGACGGGCCCCGCGCCGGCGTCACCATCGACGCGGTCTCCCAGCTCAAGCCGGTCTTCCGGGAGGACGGCCGGGTCACCGCCGGCAACTGCTGCCCGCTGAACGACGGTGCGGCCGCGGTCGTCATCATGAGCGACACGAAGGCCCGCGAGCTCGGCATCACCCCGCTCGCCCGGATCGTCTCCACCGGTGTCACCGGGCTGTCTCCGGAGATCATGGGTCTCGGGCCGGTCGAGGCGTCGAAGCAGGCTCTCAAGCGGGCCGGCATGAGCATCGGTGACGTGGACCTGGTCGAGATCAACGAGGCGTTCGCCGCCCAGGTGATCCCCTCCTACCAGGACCTCGGCATCCCGATCGAGAAGCTCAACGTCAACGGTGGCGCCATCGCGGTCGGCCACCCGTTCGGCATGACCGGCGCCCGCATCACCGGCACCCTGCTGAACTCGCTCGACTGGCACGACAAGAGCATCGGTCTGGAGACCATGTGCGTCGGTGGCGGGCAGGGCATGGCGCTGATCCTCGAACGCCTCAGCTGACCGCACCACCCTCTGCTCGGGCTCGGCACGTCGCACCACGTGCCGAGCCCGCTCCATGCCCCGGCCCACACCCCAACCGACGCCCCCGCTCCCCGAGCCCGCGCCGCCCGCTCCCCAGCCGACGCCCGCTCCCCAGCTGCCCGCTCTCCGGCCGACGCCCTTCACCCAGCAGACTCTGAGAACCAGCCGGCGTTGATCTAACGGTGCGGGTCGCATTCAGCCCGGTGGCCGCGTTTCGGTCCGGCGCGCCGGGTCGGCGTCGCGTCGTGATGACGGGACGGGGTGGTTCGGCGGGGCGGTCAGGTCCGTACCAGAGAGGTGCGGGTGTCGTCTGTCGCCTGCGTGGCGCGTTCGAGCAGGTCGTCGGTGGGGTCGGCGGCGAGGATGTCGTCGGCCAGGACCCGCAGTTGGTCGCGGAGGACCAGGTCGTGAAGGTGCGGAACCGGGCGGGCCGGGCGCTTCTCGGCCTCGGCACCCAGGTCGGCCAGTTGTTGGACGAGGCTCTGGACCAGCTTCGAGCGCGACAGCCCCGCCGATGCCGAAGCCGCCCGCCAGCGCGGCTCGTCCCAATGGTGAATCTGGGTCAGCAGGCGCTCGATGGCAGCGGCGAAGTCGGGCACCCGGCGACGATACCCGGCGGGGCTGTCGCGGCCGCGAGCCGACCGGCGCAGCGAAAGAACGACCCGGGCGGCGCGGTGGAACAGCGGACGGCGTGCAAGTGTGGAAGGCGAATGCCCGCCTCGCGCTGGAGCGCGGGGCGGGCATTCGCGTGAGATCGGGGCAACGCCCGGTCCGCGGGGAGGCGGGCCGGGCGTTGCTCGTGACGACGGACGAACCGTCAGTCGTCGCCTTGGAAGTAGCTCAGCAGGCGGAGGATCTCGATGTAGAGCCAGACGAGGCCGACCAGGATGCCGAACGCCGCGGTCCACGAGTAGCGCGCCGGCAGACCCATCCGCACGCCCTCCTCGATCTCGTTGAAGTTCAGGATGAAGCTCAACGAGGCGACCACGATGCAGACCAGGCTGAAACCGATGGCCAGCGGGCTGCCGTCACGCAGACCCGTGTTGATGTCGAACATCGCCAGCACGAAGTTGATCAGCATGACGGCGAAGAGACCCGCCATCACCGCGACCATGCCTCGCACGAACTTCGGCGTCGCCCGGATGACACGCGCCTTGTAGAGCGCCGCCATCACGAAGAAGACACCGAACGTCGCTGTGGCCGCCTGGAGGACGATGCCGTCATACAGCGACTCGAAGAACTTGCTGACCATGCCGACGAACACACCCTCGACGACCGCATACGCGAGCACGAGGGCCGGGTTGGCAATCCGCATGAACGAGATGACCAGGCCGAGCACGAGCCCGGTCAGCGCGGCGCCGATCCAGGCCGGACCGACCAGCGCATCCGGGATGAGGGCCCACGCGGCGACCGCCGTGGCGCCGGTGATGCCGAGCAGCGTGACCGTCTTGACGACGACGTCGTCGATGGTCATCGGCTGGACGGCCGGAGGAGCAGCGGGGTAGCCCGTCGCCGTGGGGTAGGGATCGCCGTATGCCGGCTGACCGTAACCCGGCTGCGCGGCCGGCCCGTATGGCCCGTACCCGGCCGCTCGCTCCCGCTCAGCCGCCTGGCCGAGGCGCGAGAGCACCGGGTTAGATGTCTTCACTGTTTCCAGCCTCCCTTGAGGTTACAGGCGCGATGCCTGTGTTCAAGGGTAAGCGGTGAGGGCCGTTCGCGCCGCACCCGAAAGCTGTGAGCAGGCTGAAAAACTCGGTTTTAGTGCTGCTCAGAGCGCGTGCGATAACGATCACGGTCGCGGCGAACCTGCCGCGACCGCTGGCGATGGTGCCCGGGGCGGGTCTCGAACCCGCACGCCTTTTGGGCAGCCGCTTTTAAGGCGGCCGTGTCTGCCATTCCACCACCCGGGCGGCCTGCGAACACCGTAGCTGGTGCCGCCCAGGCAGTGGAAACGGCATTGGCCGGATCAGCGGGCTCCGGCGCCGACCTTCTTCTCGGCGGGCAGCTCGACCGGCGGGGTCACCTCGGTGAACTCCTCACGCGGGCTGTGCAGCTGGCCGAGGGCCACGGTCTCCCGCTTGAGCACGAACGCGAGCACCCAGTCGGCCACCACGCGCACCTTGCGGTTGAACGACGGGATCCGGCTGACGTGGTAGAAGCGGTGCATCAGCCAGGCCGGGTAACCCTTGACCTTGATGCCGTAGACGTGCGCCACACCCTTGTTGATGCCGAGGCCCGCGACGCCGCCGACGTGCTTGTGGCGGTAGTCCTTGGGGGCACCGCCGAGGACCACCTGGGCGATGTTGTCGGCGAGCACCTTGGCCTGGCGGACCGCGTGCTGCGCGCTCGGCGAGCAGTAGCCACCCGGGTTGGTCAGGTCGGGGACCTGCGCGCAGTCACCGGCGGACCAGGCGCCCTCCCACACCTCGTTGGTCTCCAGATCGGCGACCTGGAGGGTGGGCAGGCAGTTGACGTGACCTTTGGGGCCGAGCGGCAGGTCGGTGTTGGCCAGCATCGGCGACGGCTTCACACCGGCCGTCCAGACCAGGGTCTCGGCGCGGAACGTGTCACCGTCGGAGAGCACGATCCGGCCGTCGACGCAGGACTGCAGGAAGGTGCTCAGGCGCAGGTCGACACCACGGCCGGCGAGCTGGCGGGCGGTGTAGGCGCCCATCTCCGGGCCGACCTCGGGGAGGATCCGGTTACTGGCCTCGA of the Actinoplanes sichuanensis genome contains:
- a CDS encoding cystathionine beta-synthase, with the protein product MRYYDNVVEIIGNTPLVRLNSVTEGISATVLAKVEYLNPGGSVKDRIALRMVEDAEKAGLLKPGGTIVEPTSGNTGVGLALVAQRRGYKCVFVCPDKVSEDKQNVLRAYGAEVVVCPTAVAPEDPRSYYNVSDQLTRDIPGAWKPDQYSNPANPRSHYEETGPELWEQTGGKITHFVAGVGTGGTISGVGRYLKEQGPVRIIGADPEGSVYSGGTGRPYLVEGVGEDFWPTAYDRDVTDEVIEVSDSDSFEMTRRLAREEGLLVGGSCGMAVVAALEVARKAGPDDVIVVLLPDGGRGYLSKIFNDKWMARYGFLRTQEGTPTVADALAGKGAEIPPLIHVHPTETVRDAIDYMREYGVSQLPVLKAEPPVVTGEVAGSISEKALLDALFTGQAHLHDTIERHMTDSLPMIGGGEPVAEAVVLLEKADAAMVLVDGKPAGVLTRQDLLAHLS
- a CDS encoding YkvA family protein; translation: MAKTLKRAAAFTALARALTAGSRGGPSVAQRLGALPRMIKASTRGEYDGGMRLALMAAATAYVVSPIDAVPEAFVWVFGLIDDAVAVTWLAGAVLAETDRFLEWERTGRPAVVK
- a CDS encoding SGNH/GDSL hydrolase family protein, producing the protein MSSIDVTGTQWRWIKNAGRVAGAAAGLTALSAGLLMRQAAEARRVIPMAEAPPPRGDGVYGAKFGGKALELVILGDSSAAGYGVHRPRETPGALFATGISRRLRRPVRLHRLAVVGSVSAGLPYQVDAALEYRPELAIILIGGNDVTHRSGVPAAVRHLGDAVRRLRAADCRVVVGTCPDLGAIQPIKPPLRWLARRWSRQLAAAQTIAVVEAGGRTVSIGNLLGPMFEADPARMYSEDRFHPSVEGYARAVSVMMPTVMAVLGTDDRAALPLAEDVRALPEAADEAVRAPGTEVAPAGRWARMRRYRWFSSRPVTAAPVPSGDPSDGIVGYTSEDHQVG
- a CDS encoding SGNH/GDSL hydrolase family protein — translated: MAGLPERLTRAATTSLLAGVVGGVALLAGEMLAAKARRYAKPTMGLALRTSMGPQSAPPLRLVLLGDSAAVGVGVEWLSDTVGGQLARLLADGSPGNGQRHVLLSSVGVAGSRSTDLATQVARALLGDRPDVAVILIGSYDAGSGRAADDSAGHLGQAVRRLRSAGVQVVVGTCPDLGASRSMAPPLRQIAGLIGRRLAKAQAKAVAEAGGVVVDLASETGAVFRADAGTLCYDGFHPSADGYRVWAHALYPAVAKAAMTGV
- a CDS encoding acetyl-CoA C-acetyltransferase, whose translation is MPEAVIVATARSPIGRAHKGSLKDLRPDDLATTIVDAALTKVPQLDRTLIEDLYLGCGLPGGEQGFNMARVIATKLGLDGLPGATVTRYCSSSLQTTRMAFHAIKAGEGDIFISAGVETVSRFARGSSDGLPSAAQELVGGPWTNPAFANAQARTIASAKNQTTWHDPREDGLTPDIYIGMGYTAENLAQIKNISRAEMDEFGVRSQNLAEKAIANGFWEREITPVTLPDGTVVSKDDGPRAGVTIDAVSQLKPVFREDGRVTAGNCCPLNDGAAAVVIMSDTKARELGITPLARIVSTGVTGLSPEIMGLGPVEASKQALKRAGMSIGDVDLVEINEAFAAQVIPSYQDLGIPIEKLNVNGGAIAVGHPFGMTGARITGTLLNSLDWHDKSIGLETMCVGGGQGMALILERLS
- a CDS encoding Bax inhibitor-1/YccA family protein, yielding MKTSNPVLSRLGQAAERERAAGYGPYGPAAQPGYGQPAYGDPYPTATGYPAAPPAVQPMTIDDVVVKTVTLLGITGATAVAAWALIPDALVGPAWIGAALTGLVLGLVISFMRIANPALVLAYAVVEGVFVGMVSKFFESLYDGIVLQAATATFGVFFVMAALYKARVIRATPKFVRGMVAVMAGLFAVMLINFVLAMFDINTGLRDGSPLAIGFSLVCIVVASLSFILNFNEIEEGVRMGLPARYSWTAAFGILVGLVWLYIEILRLLSYFQGDD
- a CDS encoding NAD(P)/FAD-dependent oxidoreductase, with the protein product MNPPRIVVVGAGHVGLYAALRLSKKLNRNRAEIVVIDPVPHMTYQPFLPEAAAGNISPRHAVVPLRRELKKCRIVSGEVTKVEHARKTVMIQPIDGPAYEMEYDHIIVAPGSVSRTLPIPGLSDRGIGLKTIGEAIYLRNHILDRLDVAAATPDEDVRKASLNFVFVGGGFAGIEALAEMQDVVADALKYYPELDPKEVHFILVEASNRILPEVGPEMGAYTARQLAGRGVDLRLSTFLQSCVDGRIVLSDGDTFRAETLVWTAGVKPSPMLANTDLPLGPKGHVNCLPTLQVADLETNEVWEGAWSAGDCAQVPDLTNPGGYCSPSAQHAVRQAKVLADNIAQVVLGGAPKDYRHKHVGGVAGLGINKGVAHVYGIKVKGYPAWLMHRFYHVSRIPSFNRKVRVVADWVLAFVLKRETVALGQLHSPREEFTEVTPPVELPAEKKVGAGAR